CGGTAAGTCGTCAGTTTGCCGCCGAACACCGACAGTAACGGTGCTTCTTCGCCACTGCCCGACAACGCCAGGGTGTAGTCGCGGGTGACGGCCGACGGGTTGTCGGATTCGTCGTTGCATAGCGGACGAACGCCGGAATAGCTGTGCAGGATGTCCGTGCGGCTGAGTTGCTTCTTGAAGTGGGCGTTGACCACTTTGAGCAGGTAATCGGTTTCGCCCTCGGTGATCGCCACTTTAGCCGGGTCCCCGGTGTACTCGCGGTCGGTGGTGCCAATCAGGGTGAAGTGGTTCAGGTACGGAATGGTGAAGACGATACGCTGATCTTCGTTTTGCAGAATGTGCGCGTGTTCGCCTTCATACAGCTTCGGCACGATCAGGTGGCTGCCCTGGATCAAGCGGATGCCGTACGGCGATTCCATCTTCAGGTCGTCACGAATGAACTGGGCGACCCATGGGCCGGCCGCGTTCACCAGCGCCTTGGCACGGATCGAAAACAGGCTGCCATCGGCGCGTTCCAGGTGCAGGTCCCACAGGCCTTTGGTGCGACGGGCACTGACGCAGCGGGTTTGCGTATGAACGTGGGCGCCTTTTTCGCGGGCGGCCATGGCGTTCAGCACGACCAGGCGCGCGTCATCGACCCAGCAATCGGAATATTCGAAGCCTTTGGTGATTTCGCTTTTCAGTGCGCTGTCCGGGCCGAACTTCAGGCTTTTCGAGCCTTCGAGTTTTTCCCGTTTGCCGAGGTGATCATAAAGGAACAGGCCGGCGCGGATCATCCAGGCCGGACGCAGGTGCGGGCGGTGCGGCAACACGAAACGCATCTGTTTGACGATGTGCGGCGCCTTGGCCAGCAGTACTTCGCGCTCGGCAAGGGCTTCGCGCACCAAGCGGAACTCGTAATGTTCGAGATAGCGCAGGCCGCCGTGGATCAGCTTGCTGCTGGCGGATGAGGTGTGGCTGGCCAAGTCATCCTTTTCGCAAAGGAATACCGAAAGACCGCGACCGGCGGCATCCGCTGCGATCCCCACGCCATTGATCCCACCACCGATGACGGCGATATCGTAAACCTCGGCGAGAGGGGGCGTAGGCAAGGTAGAAGTGGGCATCGGCTGGCCTCGGGCTTTTGATTTTGTATATTGGAATTCGAACATTAATGTTCATTTGCGAAAATATTAGCCCATAAAGACACGCGCAGCCAGTCAACT
This genomic stretch from Pseudomonas wuhanensis harbors:
- the glpD gene encoding glycerol-3-phosphate dehydrogenase; the protein is MPTSTLPTPPLAEVYDIAVIGGGINGVGIAADAAGRGLSVFLCEKDDLASHTSSASSKLIHGGLRYLEHYEFRLVREALAEREVLLAKAPHIVKQMRFVLPHRPHLRPAWMIRAGLFLYDHLGKREKLEGSKSLKFGPDSALKSEITKGFEYSDCWVDDARLVVLNAMAAREKGAHVHTQTRCVSARRTKGLWDLHLERADGSLFSIRAKALVNAAGPWVAQFIRDDLKMESPYGIRLIQGSHLIVPKLYEGEHAHILQNEDQRIVFTIPYLNHFTLIGTTDREYTGDPAKVAITEGETDYLLKVVNAHFKKQLSRTDILHSYSGVRPLCNDESDNPSAVTRDYTLALSGSGEEAPLLSVFGGKLTTYRKLAESALAQLAPYFTHIKPSWTASATLPGGEDMTTPQALSSRIRDKFDWVPTEIARRWATTYGSRTWRMLERVESLSDLGEHIGGGLYTREVDYLCSEEWATTAHDILWRRSKLGLFTTPAEQQKLKDYLNKVEQNRSKIEAA